CAGAAGCAAAACTAGAAAGTCTAGCTTCCGTATAACGCATGGCTGCAGGGGGGTCTCCATCAATAGATCCATTGTTACCATGCATTTCAATAAGGACATTCCGCACCTTCCATTCCTGACTCATACGAACCATAGCTTCATATACAGATGAATCCCCGTGGGGATGATAGTTACCAATTACATTACCCACGGTTTTTGCTGATTTACGAAAAGGCTTGTCATGAGTATTTCTTTCGCGGTGCATTGCATAAAGAATACGACGTTGTACCGGCTTTAATCCATCCCGTGCATCAGGTAATGCACGATCTTGGATAATGTATTTACTATATCGTCCAAATCGATCGCCTATGACTTCTTCTAAAGGCAAATCGAGATATTTTTCTGGTCCTACCAAAAGTTGTTCCTCCTCTTATGATTGAATTTTGTCATTTTCTAATATATTAGATTCTTCTTCTAATCCGAAAGAAACATGGGATTCAATCCATTTTCGACGAGGTTCAACTTTGTCGCCCATCAATGTTACAACTCTCCGTTCAGCTCTTGCTACGTCATCTATTGTAACTCGGATTAGTGTTCTTGTTTCAGGATTCATGGTTGTTTCCCATAACTGATCAGCGTTCATTTCACCTAAACCTTTGTAACGCTGTAAAGTATAGCCCGATTTAAATTTTTGAGTGACTTTTTTTAGATGATCTTCTTCCCAAGCATACTCTATTTGTTCTTTTTTACCGCTACCCTTTGAAACCTTATATAAAGGAGGAAGAGCGATATAAACCTTTCCAGCTTCTAATAAAGGCTTCATGTAACGATAGAAAAATGTGAGTAACAAAACCTGAATATGGGCCCCATCTGTATCAGCATCTGTCATGATAATTACTTTGTCATATTGGACGTCTTCTATCGAAAAGTCAGCACCAACACCCGCTCCGATAGTGTGAATAATGGTTGATATTTCTTCGTTTTTCATAATATCAGGAAGCTTCGCTTTTTCCGTGTTGATTACTTTTCCACGAAGAGGTAAGACAGCTTGGAATTTTCGATCTCTTCCTTGCTTTGCTGACCCACCTGCAGAATCTCCCTCTACTAAGTAAAGTTCATTTTTCTTAGGGTTACGTGATTGGGCAGGTGTCAGTTTCCCACTTAATAGCGTATCCTTACGCTTTTTCTTCTTTCCACTACGTGTATCCTCTCTAGCCTTTCGTGCTGCATCACGGGCCTCTCTAGCCTTAACTGCTTTTCTAACCAACCTGGTTGCATTATCTGGGTTTTCTTCAAGAAAATAAGATAGATATTCTGAAACAACGCTATCTACTACAGACCGTGCTTCCGATGTCCCAAGCTTTCCTTTCGTTTGTCCTTCGAATTGCAGCTTGTCCTCTGGTACACGAACAGAAATTATGCCAGTAAAGCCTTCTCTAATATCCGTTCCTTCCAAATTTTTATCTTTTTCTTTTAATAGATTATTTTTTCTCGCATATTCATTAAATACGCGAGTGATTGCGGTTTTAGCACCAGATTCATGGGTGCCCCCGTCCTTCGTACGAACGTTATTCACAAAGGAGAGAACATTTTCTGAATAGCCATCATTAAATTGAAAAGCAAAATCAACATCAATTCCATTTTGATGACCTTCAAATGAAACCACAGAATGAAGTGGATCCTTCTCTTCGTTTAAATATAAAACAAAGTCCTTTAACCCTTCTGGATATTGGAATTCTTCTTTTTGATCATTACGTAGATCATTAACTGTAATTTTTAATCCTTTTAGCAAAAATGCTGCCTCGCGTAGTCTCTCAGCCAGCGTTTCAAAATCATAAGTTATTACAGAAAAAATAGTTGGATCAGGCTTAAAATGAATAGTTGTACCTGATTTTCTGGTTTTCCCTACTTTTTCTAATGTTGTAACTGGCTTACCACCATTTTCAAATCGTTGTTTATACGTAGTTCCATCACGATGAATAGTTACCTCTAACCATTCAGATAAAGCATTAACAACAGATGCTCCAACACCATGTAATCCTCCACTTGTTTTGTATCCACCTTGTCCAAACTTTCCCCCTGCATGCAGGATGGTAAAGATAACTTCAGGTGTGGGCTTGCCTGTTTTGTGCATCCCTGTTGGCATTCCTCGTCCTTCGTCTTCCACTTGTATACTATTATCTTTATGAATTGTCACACGAATCTTATTTCCAAATCCCGCCAACGCTTCATCTACAGCATTATCCACAATCTCATAAACGAGGTGATGTAAACCTCTACTATCTGTACTTCCTATATACATTCCTGGTCTTTTTCGAACAGCATCCATGCCTTCTAACACCTGAATGGAATCATCATTATACTGAGACGTATTAATAATCAAACTCGTTTCCCCTTTCGGACGTTTCTATAGTTATATCTTAGAACAGTTGTTCTGTTATGTAAATCGAGTTTCTTATGCTTCTCCTATTTTAGCTATTTTATGCTAGGAATCCAAACCCTTTTTCTATAATTCCAAATAATTCTTGTAATTAGGATTCGAATTCAAAAGGAAAAATCCCTGCTTAAAAGCAAGGATCTCTTAAAAAAAACTATTTTTTTACTAGAACTGAATGGGCAACCTTAATGCAAAGATCCATGATGACTGTTTTGTTTTCTTTCTTTAGTATGTCATAAGCCTCTTCATTGTAAAGTCCTTGCTGAGCCCAAAATACCCCTGCATTTGTTTGAACAGCCTCTTCTGCAACTTCAGGTAATAGTTCTGATCTTCTAAAAACATCAATGATATCAATCTTAATATCATCCTCAATGTCCAACAAAGAAGGATAAGCTTTTTCTCCCAGCACTTTATCAACCGTTGGATTGATCGGAATTATTTTATAGCCCGCGTCTTGCATAACTTTTGAAACCTGATAGGATGTTCGATCAGATTTATCAGATAATCCAACAACAGCAATAGTTTTCGCTTCTTTTAAAATTTTTCCGATCTCTTCATTAGATGGATTTGAATACATTCCTAGGTCCCCCTTTTATCCTTAAACTTTCACCATATTTCTTTTGCTAATAGCTTTATTCTATAGGAAAAAGGAAATCATTGCTAACAAAAGGTTTACGGTTGATCAGACTTTACAAGGTTTTTACTTTTTAATTCTGATTCTAGTGTGAGAAAAGCTTCCTCTTCAGCGAAATATTTATTCCAACTCGCAATACCTGCTAGCTCATATTTCTCGGCTAGTCGAACTCTTTTTTTAAGAGAGTTTAGGTTTTCTATCCAGACACGATAGGTTTTGTTTCCTTCCACTACTTCTACATAGTCTTGTCCTGATGCTTGATCATAAACTGGTTCAACTCCACGCTTCTCTATCCAATGTTTTACCTGATCCATCGTGAGAGCTTTTGATGAAACTTTTACCGATCCGTCCTCTTGTTTTTCCTCCGTCCATAACCGAGTATAAAACGGAATTCCTAATAATACCTTTTTGGAAGGGATAACTTCTAAGGTGCGTATTAAGTGTTTCTCAACCCATGGAAGACTTGAAACACTCCCTGCGACAGACGAACCTCCTGGTTGCTCATCATAGGCCATCACCATGAAGTAATCGACTATCCCCGCTAATTCTTCTCTCTCATAAAATTTTGACCACATTGGGCTATTTGAAATAAAAGTGATGTCCATCGATATGGTCAAGCCCGCTTCATGTGCAAGAGGTGTAAGCTCCCTCATGAATTGAGTTAAAAAGGGGCCATCTTCTTCATAAACATTCTCAAAATCGACATTAAGACCTTGTATTCCATAGATCTCAGCATAAGCTAACAGTTGCTGAATCATCTTTTTTCGTCGATCAAATGAGGATAATACATCGTGTGTTTTATCAGGGTCGAAGTCATTAGAAAAAAGCGCCCATACTTGATACCCCTCTTTATGGGCATCTTTTACATAGGTTTTAGATGCCATGTTTTCAATTTCTCCTGAAGAATCTTTCACATGAAACCATGTTGGAGAGATAACATTCACGCCTGCCATTGTAGTTACATCAGAAGGGTTATTATTTGCTTGATAAATAGCGTCCCATGTCACATTTATGGGTCCAGTAATAGATGGGATATAGCTTTTTTGGTCTTGATTGATAATGATCGTTTTTGTTTCATACTGTGATAGAAGATCGTTTGGAAGAAATCCTGCGTATCCATCCTCTGATCGGGCTTTGCTGAATTTTTCCCCCGATTCCTCCAATATCAGTTTTTCTTCTGGTTTAACTTCATGAACATACGAAGATCTAAAATTGGGCTCTGTTCGCATTTGGTATTCATATTCTTCCCCATTAGGTTTAACAGAAGCAAGTTTCTCTTGATCTCCATCTTTTTTTATAAAAATAGCTCCTGTTGATTCAACACGTGTAATTTCAATTGGATAGACATCTTCAAGCCAATCCGCAGCAACATATGGATCATATGGATGTCCTTCAAAATTTTTTAAAACAGGAAATGAAAGAGAGATAGTTTCATAATTTTTTTCTATCTTTGTTTGATTTTGTGTAAGTTGGAACACATCAAATTCTGTTGTGATAATGACAGATTCAGAAGAGTTTTCCATATAAATATTCGGATCAATGTATTCTTTAATAAAGGTTATAGGTAGAAATAGTTGACCATCTGTCCATACCCCTTCATTATAAATTGAGTTATTGAAGATAAGAGTAGTTTCCGAATTAAAATATGAGGTCTTTTCTTTTGATGGAAAAGGATATAAAATATAAATGCTAAGTGTTAAAGTAATAAAGAATGCGGTAACGATAAACACAGATGCGATTTGAACCGTATTCATTGTCGTTTTTTGTCTCATAGTATCCCCCCAACATAATCGTATCGAAAATCTTTAAATTTGAACACAGGAAAAACCAAGAAAACTATACTTACTATCAACCTTTTGTTAAATGAAAAAACTTTGCTAGGAAGGAAGTATATTATGGACTACATTATCTTCGGAATTATCGCCTACATATTAGGATCTATTCCCTTCGCCTTAGTTGTTGGAAAAATTGGTTATAATACGGACATACGTCACCACGGCAGTGGTAATCTTGGAGGCACCAATACTTTCCGAGTTCTTGGTATTAAGGCTGGAATCATTGTTACTGCTTCTGACATATTAAAAGGAACACTTGCCACTTCTTTACCAATAATATTTAACGCATCAGCAGATCCACTAATTATTGGAATTTTCGCGGTGTTAGGTCATACCTATCCACTCTTCGCAAAATTCCGTGGGGGAAAGGCTGTAGCAACCTCAGGTGGAGTTATCCTTGCGGTTAATCCACTACTGTTTCTTATACTAGTCCTAACCTTTCTTCTGACTCTATATCTATCAAAATTCGTCTCTTTATCTTCAATGGTTGCAGGAGTAACTGGTGTCGTTTACTCTATTTTCACTGGTGACATTGGACTTACAATCGTGATTGGACTTCTCACTATTTTTATTATCTATCGACATCGAACCAATATCAAACGTATCAAAGAAGGGACAGAACCCAAGATTAAATGGATGTAAGAAAAGCGCAAGCGCCCTTCGAAACAAGAAAAGCACTTGTTTCTGCGAAGTAGCTCTATGTAGCTTTCCTTTGTGCGATTACTCGGGGCAAAAACTTCGAAGATTATTCGATGAAGCTTTTCGCTGGAGCTAGACAATTTTATACTTATCTTTTAAAAAAAGTAACCCCCAAAAGTTTTAACTTTCGGGGGTTACTTAATGTATGATATTAATATCCATAATCCCAATCAATTTCGTCTTCTTTATATCCAATAGGCAGCACATATCCTAAGTCAACTACTCTCTTCTCATCCACTGAGCAATTGCAATGTTCACAACCACATTGATTTTTGATTTCCTCGTAAGTTTGCCGATCCAAGTTCTCTAATATTAAAATTGATGATTTCTCACGCGTTAACACAGCTGTGCCCTTCACGATAGTCACCTTCCATTCTGTATTTTTCTTCACAAACTTATTGTAAGAGATTTTCGATTCGATTGCTACATTAATGTGATAACATTCACAAAATATTCAAATACTCAGTATCCCTCATAATAAAATACTTTTTAAGAAAAACTGTAAATAAAAGTTTTATCTTTAGAAACGTTTTTGCATGTCCTATAATAGGATTATCATGTTTTTGAAATGGGTGGCAATATGAAAAAGAAAAATGGTATGTTTTTTAGCCTTTCTATAGCTTTCATCTTAATTATCAGCACCTTAATTGTTTATCAGTTTACCCAAAAAAGCACAGAAAAAGAAATAAAACCTGTTAGTTCCCATGCATTAAAAACGAGGGAAGAGCAAACGGCTAAGTCTTTTGAAACTGCAGTCACACTAAGAGCTATTGGTGACATACTTATACATAGCCCTTTATATAGAGATGCATGGAATGGAGAAGACTATGATTTTCGTACTATGTTAGAGTTTGTCAAACCGCTTTTACTTTCAGCAGACATTACATTTGCGAATCAGGAAACGATTCTCGGTGGAGTAGAAATGGGGCTCTCATCCTATCCTCAATTCAATTCCCCAGTTGAAGTAGGTGAAGCCTTCTTTGATGCTGGTGTAGATATTGTTTCGAATGCAAACAACCATTCGCTTGATCTTTATGAAAAAGGCGTATTAAATAGTACGAAGAACTTGTCTGAAATTGGACTAGAATACGTGGGCAGTTTTAATAGCTTTGAAGACCAAGCAACTTCTCGAATTTTAAAAAGAAATGGAATGGACATCGGATTTTTAGCTTATACCTATGGTACGAATGGGATTGTTCGTCCTCCAGATAAACCTTATCTAGTGAACTATATAAATGAAGAAGAAATAATCCGTGCTGTTCAGGAACTAAAGAAAAAAACTGACTTTATTATCGTTAGCCTTCATTTTGGGAATGAATATCAACCATTACCATCAAGTATGCAAAAAGAGTTAGCGACCTCTGTTATCAATCAAGGCGCGGATATTATACTTGGCCATCATCCACATGTTCTTCAACCAGCAGAGTGGATCACACGTGCAGACGGTTCAAGAGGATTCGTCATTTATTCACTTGGCAATTTCATATCTGGACAAACAACTTTAGATCGACGTATAGGTGGAATTATGGAGCTTACCTTGACTCATAAGGTTGGACCTATTGGAACTGAAAATTCAATAGGTTCCCCAGTGTTTACTCCTACTTACGTTTATCATTCCAATTATAGAAACTATAGAATTGTGTCCCTGTATGGGGCTTCAAAATATGGATTACCTAATAGCAATAGTGTTTTTGAAAATACGAAAGCACATATGACTCAATGGGTTCCTGACATGAGGATTCGTAAATATTTT
This genomic stretch from Bacillaceae bacterium S4-13-56 harbors:
- the parE gene encoding DNA topoisomerase IV subunit B; translation: MIINTSQYNDDSIQVLEGMDAVRKRPGMYIGSTDSRGLHHLVYEIVDNAVDEALAGFGNKIRVTIHKDNSIQVEDEGRGMPTGMHKTGKPTPEVIFTILHAGGKFGQGGYKTSGGLHGVGASVVNALSEWLEVTIHRDGTTYKQRFENGGKPVTTLEKVGKTRKSGTTIHFKPDPTIFSVITYDFETLAERLREAAFLLKGLKITVNDLRNDQKEEFQYPEGLKDFVLYLNEEKDPLHSVVSFEGHQNGIDVDFAFQFNDGYSENVLSFVNNVRTKDGGTHESGAKTAITRVFNEYARKNNLLKEKDKNLEGTDIREGFTGIISVRVPEDKLQFEGQTKGKLGTSEARSVVDSVVSEYLSYFLEENPDNATRLVRKAVKAREARDAARKAREDTRSGKKKKRKDTLLSGKLTPAQSRNPKKNELYLVEGDSAGGSAKQGRDRKFQAVLPLRGKVINTEKAKLPDIMKNEEISTIIHTIGAGVGADFSIEDVQYDKVIIMTDADTDGAHIQVLLLTFFYRYMKPLLEAGKVYIALPPLYKVSKGSGKKEQIEYAWEEDHLKKVTQKFKSGYTLQRYKGLGEMNADQLWETTMNPETRTLIRVTIDDVARAERRVVTLMGDKVEPRRKWIESHVSFGLEEESNILENDKIQS
- a CDS encoding CoA-binding protein; amino-acid sequence: MYSNPSNEEIGKILKEAKTIAVVGLSDKSDRTSYQVSKVMQDAGYKIIPINPTVDKVLGEKAYPSLLDIEDDIKIDIIDVFRRSELLPEVAEEAVQTNAGVFWAQQGLYNEEAYDILKKENKTVIMDLCIKVAHSVLVKK
- a CDS encoding glycosyl hydrolase family 18 protein, translated to MRQKTTMNTVQIASVFIVTAFFITLTLSIYILYPFPSKEKTSYFNSETTLIFNNSIYNEGVWTDGQLFLPITFIKEYIDPNIYMENSSESVIITTEFDVFQLTQNQTKIEKNYETISLSFPVLKNFEGHPYDPYVAADWLEDVYPIEITRVESTGAIFIKKDGDQEKLASVKPNGEEYEYQMRTEPNFRSSYVHEVKPEEKLILEESGEKFSKARSEDGYAGFLPNDLLSQYETKTIIINQDQKSYIPSITGPINVTWDAIYQANNNPSDVTTMAGVNVISPTWFHVKDSSGEIENMASKTYVKDAHKEGYQVWALFSNDFDPDKTHDVLSSFDRRKKMIQQLLAYAEIYGIQGLNVDFENVYEEDGPFLTQFMRELTPLAHEAGLTISMDITFISNSPMWSKFYEREELAGIVDYFMVMAYDEQPGGSSVAGSVSSLPWVEKHLIRTLEVIPSKKVLLGIPFYTRLWTEEKQEDGSVKVSSKALTMDQVKHWIEKRGVEPVYDQASGQDYVEVVEGNKTYRVWIENLNSLKKRVRLAEKYELAGIASWNKYFAEEEAFLTLESELKSKNLVKSDQP
- the plsY gene encoding glycerol-3-phosphate 1-O-acyltransferase PlsY; translation: MDYIIFGIIAYILGSIPFALVVGKIGYNTDIRHHGSGNLGGTNTFRVLGIKAGIIVTASDILKGTLATSLPIIFNASADPLIIGIFAVLGHTYPLFAKFRGGKAVATSGGVILAVNPLLFLILVLTFLLTLYLSKFVSLSSMVAGVTGVVYSIFTGDIGLTIVIGLLTIFIIYRHRTNIKRIKEGTEPKIKWM
- a CDS encoding CapA family protein, whose product is MKKKNGMFFSLSIAFILIISTLIVYQFTQKSTEKEIKPVSSHALKTREEQTAKSFETAVTLRAIGDILIHSPLYRDAWNGEDYDFRTMLEFVKPLLLSADITFANQETILGGVEMGLSSYPQFNSPVEVGEAFFDAGVDIVSNANNHSLDLYEKGVLNSTKNLSEIGLEYVGSFNSFEDQATSRILKRNGMDIGFLAYTYGTNGIVRPPDKPYLVNYINEEEIIRAVQELKKKTDFIIVSLHFGNEYQPLPSSMQKELATSVINQGADIILGHHPHVLQPAEWITRADGSRGFVIYSLGNFISGQTTLDRRIGGIMELTLTHKVGPIGTENSIGSPVFTPTYVYHSNYRNYRIVSLYGASKYGLPNSNSVFENTKAHMTQWVPDMRIRKYFTE